ATTTTGAATCACAATGGAATGAATGGTGAAAATGGGCCACGCCGAGGGCaataaaatattacaaaatatGGCCATTCAATGTCCGGTTCATCGATGGTTCTGATTTCgttcgaagcgaacgaaacgttcCTGTCGTCTCGATTTTTCCCTCGGGTCAGAGGATGATGCGTAACGAAAATTGTTTGATTGCTTGAGCATATACTTGAACTGTGCCTGTCCATCGATTGGTCATTCGGTAATGTCATTGTAGTCATGCCGGGACCCAGGTCGAATTGCGAAAACTTCTGTTCCGTAACTCCCAATAGACCATTCGCGCACCCTTGTGTAGTTCAGTCTCCTACCAGACTGCAGAGAGCCGAAAGACAATCAATTTCACGTCATGATTTATGCAGTAATTACCCTTACCCTCATCGATGGACATGGCGACCTTGTGCGTACTCGGGATGACCCGTGCGTACGTGCCCTTTTCCGGAGTGCGAGCCGGCATCACCGATCGAATGGTCAGCTCGTCGCTTAACCTCATCGGGAAATTCTCTTTGAGCTGCCCTCGAATAAATCCGGCTGGAATGCATTAGTTTCATACatattttattacaaatttATATCAATAAATGCATACCAATGCAAACACACCGGGctcgacgagagagagagctttgatttgatttggttCTCCCATTTGTGAGCACCCAATCCATTTCACTTCACTCTTCGATGTTTGTGTTGCGTTATATCCTTCGATTGATAGGCCGAGAGAGTACATAAGGCATGATAATTGAAAATATATTTGCAATGTTACTACCCGGTAGCAGGGGCACCAGGGAGCAGGGGGTCCCGGTGGGATTTCGGAAACGGAATAAGCATGCCAAGTATGACGACAGCACGGGCCGGCCCGTCATCACTGGTGTGTGACAAAtgcacccaaaaaccggaaggTAAACATATCTCTTTTCAAATGCTGCCGTACTTTATTAATGTTTACTCTACTTTGTCACAGTGTTTCAAACCATCCCTCCGATCCGATCATctcactaccaccatccaGTCCACCAGTGTGACTATCGCTACCATCAGGCCGTGACACAGAGATGACACATGGAAAAAACATGCTCGCAATCCTTTGTAAGACTCGTTCGTTCCTGGTGACGTTCTTTAAaggaaaatccctttttcccctgAACGCTGGTTGTGTATCACGGTGATGaacccggttccggtgtgtgACTTCCATCCATTTAACAAATAATATGCTAGACACGGCTCATCGTCGGCCTCGgtatgtgtgctgctgcttcgaacaCAATCGCGCACTGAGGGTGTGTATCGATGGCCGGTGGACAGCGTAATAAAACATGGAACATTCGGGACCTTCCAAAGACATCTGTCAAATGAATTAAGTGTGAAATTATAAACAAGTTATTGGCGATCGCATTTCGCCCTTACGCCTCCGGGCGATCCGGGAATGTAGCGTTCCCTTGGGGACCACACGAGGCTCTGCAGGGACAACAAGGACCGTATGGAATGCATACCACGCATCATTTTTCTCCATCGTCGACACACAGTGGGCACAGTTGTGAGGTTTGGAGTATGTAATTATTTGTGAATCTATGTCTAGGGGCTACCGGGCCGCTCTGCCCTGCTCATGATCATAACTGTGCCACTCGCGCACACTAGCGAGCTTCGGGAAAAGATTAATGGTTCCGAGCGGAGTGTGAAAATAATCGGCTAGAAAAATAGACGACCccgaaagcaagagagagaaagagagggaatgaAGGGAGGAAAATGCGACATTTTCAACTGAGGATGGTAGGCTGGCACAGTGCCGCGAGGAGGTGAGAGGAAATTAAAAGGATAATGTAAACATTTAATCAAATCAGTCATCCGAACGACTGGCACGACGCTGCGCACTATAGGAGTAGTGTCACGACCGCGGTATTTATGAAAAACATAGTTCATAAACGAATGCCTGGCCGCTGGTGCTGATACTGACGCTGGTGACGTGGTGTGCGTTAAGCTGATCAGCGTGTCGGATGGTGAGGGCCTGTGCCGTATTGCTCGCACTAGATCAATTTCATGCTCATAGTGTCTTTGTCAAAGGGATGAGTCCTGTCGAGCGGAACGGAGCGGACCTGGGTGACCTGGGGATGTTTACTGATGGGTTTTGCAAAGTATCATCCAACAACATCCGCTCGCacccgtgtgtgcgtgtgtgtgtgcggagaaGACGCGTGATGAAATTGTCACGCACGAAATCCGACGAAAAGAAGAGCTTGACAcagcgtgctgctgttgctgctggtacacgTGGTGCGCCAGAACCCGTTAAACATGGGTGTAAGGGATGgcaaaaaaggttttttttttcaaaacgaaACGCGTATAACGCAATGGTTGCCTCATCAACAACGAGGCATCTTTCGGCCgtaaaaagatgaaacaacATTAACCCAATGGCTGCGATGGTAGAACTCGAGCGAGTGAGCTTGATGAGCTGGTAACTGTTTTCTGTCAGCCTCCGCCCGAAAGTCACATGACGATAATTAGCGCTACGTTGAAGGAGATAAAGACAAAAAATCGTGGACAGTTCTTCGGTGTCGCTTTGCCTGAAACCAGTTCTCTGCATCAAATCGATCATAATTCTGAACTTCTGAGCCGTCACTAGATCACACGTTCTTGCGTGTtcttttttgataaatattcTAGGGCTCTTCTATAGTTCGCTCTCAAGGCAAAGGTTTTGGGACTTGGGTGAGCACCGGAGCTTGTTTGATGTCGGATCAACAGCGTTCGCTGAGCACGTCGCGTAAAGGTTAATAAACTGGATGGCAAGATGTGTAGTAAGCGAGACACAATTTCTGAAAGATGATACAAAAAACTCTTTTGCACATTAAGAATCAACCAGGACTAACGGTATCATAGTATGAAACCGGTTATATATCTGCAACAGGTTCGCGGCACACTTGCCGAATCGGTCGGTAGCAGGTGGACAGCGAGCGCTTTGATGTGGCAGAAGCGTTCTGGCGATTCTAGGGAGCAGTTCGGCAGTTAGACTAGCAGAAAGTCTTGTGAAAACCCTTTGAAATGGTGTGGTACTGTAGTTCGGTGGTTTTTGTAGTTTTGCTAAGTACGACCGTGTGTAGGGCGGTGTTACAAGCAAACGTCCTAAACGAGCTGTTGGCGTTAGTGGCCGGTATGAAAGACATCGACTATGGTAATCCGCGGTTGTACAGCGAGTACGATTACGTGATTGTTGGGGCCGGACCTGCGGGATGCGTGTTGGCGAATCGTCTCTCAGAAGATCCCTCGGTGACGGTGCTGTTGCTAGAGATTGGCCGAGGTGAACGTCCGTCGTTCTCAGAGCCTCCACTGACGCTGCCGATGTTGGCCTCGACGGATTATAATTTTGGGTACCTAACGGAACCACAGAAGTACGGTTGCCTTGGGTTGACGGGACGACAGTGTAACTGGGCACATGgccgtggtgttggtggctcGTCGATCATTAATAATATGATCTATACGCGCGGCAATCGACGTGACTTCGACAACTGGGCCCGGGCTGGAATGGTGGGCTGGAGTTGGGATGAGGTACTGCCTTACTACAAGCGTATCGAGCATTCCAACATCAAGGATTTCGATAATAATGGCGCTCATGGAAAAGGGGGCCGTGTTTCGGTAGAAGACTGTCCATTCCGTTCGCAAGTTGCCAAAGCATTTGTAGCAGCTGCCGAACAATCCGGTTATCCTTATCTGGATTACAACGCGGGTGATAATTTCGGGGTTTCGTTCCTGCAAGCGCACACCAAGCGTGGCCGTCGCGTCACTGGAGGCACAACGTACTTGAAAGACATTCGCCATCGACCAAACTTGCACATTTCCACGCGTTCCTGGGCGACGGAGATCCTCTTCAACGATGGTGAGTTCTATACTGGCCTCTGTTCCCGAATTATGAATTCCCGAGTAAACCAGGTATAACTTTCGTTtgcaaccaacagcaaccaacGAGGCTGTTGGAGTAAAGTTTACGAAAAACAAGCGCTATCGTACGGCACGAGCTCGGCGCGAGGTCATCCTATCGGCCGGAGCCTTCGAGACACCGAAACTGTTAATGAATTCCGGTATTGGACCTGCTGCTCATCTGCGGCAACATGGTATTCATGTACGAAAAGACCTGCCTGTCGGACGGCGGATCTACGAGCATGGCGGTGTCTTTGGTCCGGTATTCATAATCCATAATGGTTCACCTGCTGAGAGCAACTTGTTAAGCTTGGAGAACGTTGTGACATTGGATGAGATTTTGCGTTTCCGTAACGGTTCAGGGCCATTGACTACTAACTCCATCGAAAGCCTGCTCTACGTCAAGTCACCGGTAGCAGCCGATCCGGATCCAGCTATGCCCGACGTAGAGGTGATGCAGTCCTTTACCTCCTTCAGCTTCGACTCTTCGTCCAGCACGAATGCTGCCTATCAGCTACCG
The sequence above is a segment of the Anopheles darlingi chromosome 2, idAnoDarlMG_H_01, whole genome shotgun sequence genome. Coding sequences within it:
- the LOC125950102 gene encoding glucose dehydrogenase [FAD, quinone]-like, with protein sequence MKDIDYGNPRLYSEYDYVIVGAGPAGCVLANRLSEDPSVTVLLLEIGRGERPSFSEPPLTLPMLASTDYNFGYLTEPQKYGCLGLTGRQCNWAHGRGVGGSSIINNMIYTRGNRRDFDNWARAGMVGWSWDEVLPYYKRIEHSNIKDFDNNGAHGKGGRVSVEDCPFRSQVAKAFVAAAEQSGYPYLDYNAGDNFGVSFLQAHTKRGRRVTGGTTYLKDIRHRPNLHISTRSWATEILFNDATNEAVGVKFTKNKRYRTARARREVILSAGAFETPKLLMNSGIGPAAHLRQHGIHVRKDLPVGRRIYEHGGVFGPVFIIHNGSPAESNLLSLENVVTLDEILRFRNGSGPLTTNSIESLLYVKSPVAADPDPAMPDVEVMQSFTSFSFDSSSSTNAAYQLPDALVRQYFTPLEGTRNFMFLPMLLKTHTVGRLELKSRNPFNHPLFRYQYFEDARDVEALVYAIKEVLRIAQAAPLQKLGIEQYRRPVLGCEHEEFNSDDYWRCHVRTLTTTFEHQVSTCRMGPDHDPDAVVDPRLRVRGIGRLRVADISIIPEPPSAHTCAMSYLIGEKASDMIKEDNHY